DNA from Lemur catta isolate mLemCat1 chromosome 7, mLemCat1.pri, whole genome shotgun sequence:
CAAGGTATGGTCTTGTGAAGCTATTGGATTTGGCTaattcttctccctctcttcaacACAGAGATTGTTAGGACCTTCCCAGAATTGTGAGAATCCTATGAGGATTCCTACATCACAAATAACttattaaatctttttaattgcgctatttttttctgaagagaaaTTCTTTTCTAAAGTATCTGAATCATGTACAGATACTTAGCTTTAGTTTAAAGATAATCACCGGGAAGAAGGTGCTTGAAAGCTGTAGAATAAATACTCCATCATGTATTCTTCTAATTTTATTGAGCATCACAATGCTTAGCAATAGCAGGTATTCAGTGaatacttgttgaattaattaacaatatttcataaaataaagcaCTATTGgtccaattattttattatcattgaCATGTTACAAAAAACTGATTAGAATTAAAGATGGTAATGATATAGAGTTTTCTCTACAAAACGAATCTCTTTGGAGACTGAACCTATCTTTCCCTTTACAGCTTTCTCAAAGACAGCCTTTCTCAACCAAGGctccttaaaaaaatttaagcccTAAACCAAAGGCCCTAATTGCATGTAAGGAATCAGTGTCTTGCCTTTGTATCTAGAATGGTTCTAGTTATGTACCATCCTTGGGAAGGTTGAGAAAATAGCCACTGAAAACATTCTCCGTGTTCTATGGTCCAGATGAGGGACACTGGTTGAAAAAGGCTGTGTGGCATCAGCATCATTGGCATCAACTGGGAACTTGATAGAAATTCAAAGTCTTGGGCCCCATCCCAGGCCTACAAATCAGAAGTTACATATTAACAACATCTCCACAGTAATTTGTAGGTACATTAAAATATGAGAACACCACTCTAGACAACTGAGATAATACCATTAGCCACAAAGTACCAGCAGATAGTAGAATTAAATTAACAGGCCAGCAGGGCACGGTAGCTCATggctgtgatcctagcactctgggaggccgaggaggagggattgcttgaggccaggagtttgagaccaaactgagcaagagtgagacccccgtctctacaaaaagaaaagaaaactgagccAGACgtagtggcatatgcctgtagtcccagctactcaggaggctgaggcaggagaatcgcttgaacctagtagtttgaagttgcagtaagctatgatgatgccattgtgctccagcctgggcaacagagtgagactctgtctcaaaaaaaaaaaaaaaaaggaattaacaaAGTTCAACTTTTGATGATGTTCTCCAGTAGATACGAGGAATTTCTTGGCAAAGTAATTGTCACATATTCCATGAGTTCGAAAGTGAAGTTCCATCCATTTGTACCTGCAGATGTGGGCAtgttgtttatttccattttactacATTTCCTGTGTTGGTGTTTTACTtgtgttcatattttattgaaagttaagaaataatgttgaaaaattttaaatccttaTATCATATAGCAATTCCagggtatttctttttctttctttctttctttctttttttttttttgaattgtaAAGGCTTTATTTGATTAGCTTTTATGtccttaaatttctgttttatgagTTAAAGAAGTTCTTCCTATTGGTGGTGAATTAGCAATGCTATTTTAGAGGAAGACTTCAAAAACTATGTCAGAATAGGTGGAGCTTGTTTCTCTCTTTATGTTTAAATCATTATCCACAGCAAAACTTACTTCTTTGACTTAGTTTTTAATCCAAAAACCTCATTAAAATGTCAACTTGATGTCACATTATGAAATGCaatggcatatatttattttattcctattttagaaACTATTGGTACCTCTGTATTTTTTCAGAATTCATTACAGCATCTTATCAACTTTTAGTGTAAGACAATggtttgtttttaacataaaacaaTGTTACACATATTACAAAAGCAAAAGATCAAATGTTTTCACCAATTCCTTGGCCTTTCATGTTTGTTTACACATAGTCCCTTGAgagctttcatttatttcttcttgtttcaaCATATTTTCCTTGTTAAAAGATAAATACGTAGTATTTAATTCCCCCTATTTCTCAATAActtaaagtaatatttaattacCTTTAAGCAATTTGATCCAAGACTTTGCTATTTTGGAAACATTggccttctcctctctctccaggaGCAAGAACCATCTGAGAAATGTGCTGAACAAAAAAAGTCTCAGGCACCTATGAAAGATGGGGAGACAACAGTCACCGCCGTAGTACGTAATATTTTTCATGTACTATTGGATTCCTATGAAGAAAGATATCACTCAATTTTAAAACTGTACTCCAAATATAAATCAGTCTGTTATCTATCTATATTGCTAAAATTGTGATTTTGCTTTCTAGATAATTAATATCAGTGATAAACTAACTGGTGGGTCATTTTCAGCCGTGCCTCTTatagaggaaaattcatttttcccttaaaaataaaattttattttttgacattgtCAATGGATGGAACATCTCCCCATGGGAAGGGCAAATGGAACTCACAGCCCCATTGATCCATCAAATTCATCTTCCACTTTGGGAAATTTTCACTAATTGATGCTGTTACCACCATGTAACAGCAAAGTTTCAaagataacaaaaagaaaatcacagcaaATTACATACAGCCAAATATGATGGCTTTACACAATGTGgctttttcattttccatgtaaGACCCTCTACAAAAATGCCTTCCTGCCTGATACCCTGCATCCATGCAGTTCAGACATAGGGAAGTCCACCCTCAAAGATACCTATATTCAGTGGTGTGCTAGCGCCAGCTCTCAAGAAATGATTGTGCACATTTCTACCCAACCCCATGTTCAGCAATGTCATGTTAATAGCTTGGAATCAGCTACACAGCACGAGTATTCAGACCATGGCAAACACTACAGATCAGGGCTTTTTTTTCCCTGGAGAGCCAGTTGCTAAACATTTACCGGCacatcactttctttttttttttagttcaggatattatgggggtacaaacattttggttacatgaaatgcgtttgcctcgcccaagccagggctacaagtgtgtccttcccccgtACAGTGTGCTCTgtttccattagttgtgggtttacctccaccgcccaccccccagccccccacctgactggcacccagtgagtatgtATCACAACGATGGAAAAACATGCAGCACATCACTTTCTATACTCTTCATCATCCAGGCTCATGAAGCCCAGGCCTAGTGAGAAAGAACTCATTCTCTACAACGTCAAAGTCCCAACTCCtgagtttcttttcatgtcttaaTGTCCCAGGTAGTTGCCCAATAACTGACACCCAAAATGGGCATCCCCTCACGGAATACGCTACTTCCTGCCCAGTGAGGCATGGCTTTTCCCTACAACATTTACAAGTTATTGCAGAAATATATCAATATCACCCAAATGTAACGGGAggtcagggaagaaggaagggagtgTTATTTCCTTATATCTTTCGTAGGTGCCCTTACACAGGTTTTCATGAGTTTGAGTTGGGATTTCATTGATTTCCAACCTGAGCATAATTCATTAGGGCATCATCTCAGAGAATTTTTACCACtctgtttatatttaaaagtttaagagCTAGATTTGCCTCATTGTTTGTAATGGGGAGATGTGGGGAGGGCTTGAACAACCCAAAGGTCCATCGGTAGGATATTGAGTAAATCAGTCAAAGTACATAAGTAAAATAGAATGTGATGGTGTCATTAAAAAAGGAATGGGTAGAAGTATAAACTGAATAACAACAGGAAAAGAGAACCAAGATATATTGTTCCATGGTAAAAGTAGTTGCAGAACACTATGATTAGCATGAtctcatgtttaaaataaaaaggcatatatatatatccatatgaatatatttgcatataggAAAATTTGGAAGGATATAGATACTCAACCCATAATAATGGTTATCTCTTCGGAGTAAGATTTGGAAAGGGGGAGAAAGTTTTCACTGCCAGTGATATATGAgctttttaaatgtgtacatatcgtttttataactaaaaagatatattaaaagcTAATTAGCTATTCAGTTGTACTCTTAAGATTCATGCATTTCACCATCTGTAAATTatacctaaatataaaaaaaagatgatgctATATGTCAAAGTTCAACCAACCATGTTAAAACTGACATTACTAGACTAAATGGATTTCTCTTTGACACTCCACTTTAAATGAATGATTTTGATTAGCTAATAATCATTGAGAAAATgagaatttaacattttaatccaTCTTATGTAACCATGATTATTTTGAAACAGCACATTTACTATTCTTCTTAACATTTTTACCATGCTTCAAGAATTCTTCCTTGTTTTCCCCCCAAAAATGTTATTGCTCAGGAAACTGTTAAATAGGAGctattttggggagaaaaagtTGGCAATGATCTTTTATTGCAGAGACATATTAAAGAGTGACAAAACAAAGTGCCTGCTTTGTTGGCATTCATGATTTGGTACATATACAACGTGACAATATATAAAATTCCCTTAGGAAGCAACAGATCCCTAAACTGATtaaatttatgcatttatttttatggaatcAAAAATATGGGATATTTAAGaagtctctttttctcctttcaatgAAGGACTCTtttgaggaagagaaggaaaaagaggagttTGCTGCTCTCAAAATCCAAGCAGCCTTCCGGGGACACAAGGCCAGAGAGgaggtaaagaaaatgaaaacagataaTGATCAAAATGAGAACACAGAGTAAAACAAGTGAGGATACTGATTTTACccctagaaaatgcaaaaaaataatccaaattcaTGAACCTTGTTGtggttgtcatttttttcctaagaagagAGATTTGGTGTTGTGAAATAAcatttgttgctgttgttaaaaTCTGTCATGAGCATTGTTTAATAAACATGCCATTGAAACATACCACTTGAAGATTTCTCTGACATCATAAGTCTTATTTACACTTGTCCTAAGTCTATGTAAAGAGACCCTTGGATTTAGTTACAGAACTGGAGTATCTTGAGTTTACAGAGATCT
Protein-coding regions in this window:
- the SPA17 gene encoding sperm surface protein Sp17, whose translation is MSIPFSNTQYRIPQGFGNLLEGLTREILREQPDNIPAFAAAYFENLLEEREKTNFDPAEWGSKVDDCFYNNHAFKEQEPSEKCAEQKKSQAPMKDGETTVTAVDSFEEEKEKEEFAALKIQAAFRGHKAREEVKKMKTDNDQNENTE